CGTTCTCGTCGGTTTTGGGTGTTTATAATGACGCAGGGTTTTGTAGAGAAGGAATGCAAGTTCATTGCAGGGTTGTCTCACTAGGGTTCGGCTTGAATTTGTATGTAGGGAGTTCACTTGTTGATCTTTATTTCCATATGGGACTAGACAATGTAGCTTTGAAGCTGTTTGATGAGTTGCTGGACCGAAACTTAGCTGTTTGGAACGTGTTGTTACGTgggttttgtgtgttgtgtcAGGTGGATGAGCTATGTGGTGTGTTTTCCAGGATGGAATTGGATGGTGTGGATCCAAGTGCCCTTACTTATTGTTATTTGATCCGCGGATGTTGTAGTGGGAGGCTTTTGGAAGCAGGAAAGCAGCTACATTGCCGCATTGTTAGGGACGGATGGGTGGAATCGAAAACATTCGTTGCCAATGCTCTGGTGGATTTATACTGTGCTTGTGGGAGCTTGATTGATGCAACAGAAGCATTTGAAGCTATTCCGAAGAAGGTCTACACCGAAAATGGTTTACCACTAGATGCGCTCGAGTTATTTGCTGAGATGCAGTTTTGGGAGAAGAGGCCATCGATCGGTTTGTTAACTTTGTTTGTAGGGTTTTTGAATTTAGCTAGTAGGACTGAGAATTTTGAACTTGGAAAGCAGATGCACTCTTATGTTGTGAAGTTGGGTTTTGGTCACGGTGGGAATGTTTATGTTCAGTCTGCTCTAATAGACATGTACGGGAAATGCGGTGACATTGAAAGTTCAGTGTCTATTTATGAAATCGTTCATGAGCAAACGCTGGAGTTTTGTAATTCTTTGATGACCTCTTTGTTGCATTGTGGTGTTATTGTGGACGTGGTGGAAATGTTTGTTATGATGGTTGATGAGGGAATTGGCCTTGATGAAGTACTCTATCCACGACCCTGAAAGCCTTATCTATTTCTGATTTGGCAAGTTTGGGAAGCTGCAAATAGGTAACACTGTTGTGCAATAAAATCAGGTTTTGAATCTGATATTGCGGTTTTGTGTTCACTAATCGATGCATATGCAAGATGTGGCCATGTCAAGCTTTCTCGGAAAGTTTTCGAACAACTTCCTTTACCAAATGTCGTTTGTTTCACATCGATAATCCATGGATATGCCTGGAATGGAAGGGGAAGTGAAGGTCTTGATTTGCTTCAAGAAATGATCACAAAGGGTCTCACACCTGATAAAGGGACAATCTTGGGTGTGTTAAGTGGGTGCGACCATTGAGGACTGGTCAAAGAAGCAAGATTTGTGTTTGATTCAATGAAAAAACTATATGATATTTCTCCGGACAGAAAGCATTTTTCGTGTATGGTTGATCTCTTAGGCCGGGCGGGTTTGCTAGAGGAAGCTGAAGAGTTGCTGCAGCAGGCACTGGTTAATGGGGACTGTGATGTGGAGCTCATTATTGCCAAGTTGTACGGTACACAATAACGAAACAGTCGGAAGACGAACTGTAAAAACTTTATTATTGGAGTTTGATGTCGAAGATCCAGAGATTTGGTTGCTAGCTTCAAAATTTTATTCTGAAATTGGAGAGTGTGACACTGCAATGCAAATCAGGGAAATTGCAATTGCAAGAAaagtgaaatgggagatgggTCACGGTTTGGTTCGAGGTAAACAGTCATCATCACTGCTAACATTTTGAAATGATGAAACCACCTGATCGGATTCTTCATTGACCCCACTGTTACACTGTATGGAGAAAATCTTAGGTAGGGGTTCCGTTGACCACCTCTCACAGAAACACGGGATCCCTTGTATTTTAATCCCACTTGACTCCACTCGGTCCCACGCGATCCCACTTTGTGTGAGAGTTGTCCTAATCAAGCAGTCTCACTGGAATTCTTTCCACCGCATGATACTTTCAGCTAAATTTTCACCTAGCTGGCCCCTGCTTACGAGGTTTACATCTTCTCAATAGAGTTACTGTTAGTCTGTTACTAttatgtttttctatttttggtcTAACTAATTCGTTGACCTTTTCTTTTGCTTATCTTACAAGAAAAACATTTTAGATTTTGTTGTACGGCACTGCAACTGTACATccaatcattttatttcaatttttaaatattcaaattgTCCTTAAAAATCCTTAAAATTCGATTTTTCCAGAAAGTGTTGCACCTTGCTGATATATAGACTTTCCCTTTATCCTGACACAGATGCCTCACACTGAAACCCCTATTACTGGTGCATTTTTGTTCACTAATTTTAGAGTAAAGCAAGCAACAAAGATTTTCCCTTGCTTTAAGTGTGGGCTTGTAGAAAATGTAACATCTTCATCTACTTCCAAGCCAAGCCATTTTATCCCAGAAAACCCTTTGCAATTCTTAAACTAATCTGTACGTATAAATGGTAAACCCATTGTTCATTGAAGTTATACGAATCGATCAATCTTGCAAAAAAAAGACAAGCATGGATAAATTCTCTGCGGTTTTCGGTTTTGGTATGCTGATAGCAGTGTTTGGAGTTGCAGGAAACGTGGTGTCTGACAACAGTTGCATGCTTCATGAGCTTGAAAGTTTTCACATAGAAGAAGACAGCGAGCTGGGTGTTTTCGACATTCCGACATGGAAAAGTGAACGAGGTTGCAAGATTCTTGTTAACGTGGATAGCTTTGGTGCAGTTGGAGATGGAGTTTCTGATGATACTCAGGTGAGCATACAAAGTTGTATATTTGGtcacttttttttgtcattcaAATGCGCCTCATTTCTTGAACAATTAGACCCACTTTTAAATACTAGTTTTGCCAAAATATTGATACTCAACTTTTGAGACCAATAAACTGAATGAATATTATACAACATATTGTGATCAGCAGTTAATTTATTGGAAAAAGGACATGACGCTTCACAGCTCTAGCATGTCTGAACTTTGCCAATTTTAACCACGAAAAATCATTTACCCGAACTGTTTGCCATAATTGTTGACATTTAATCCTTTTACAATGCCATTATTCTTAGGCTTTCCAGAAAGCCTGGG
This Pyrus communis chromosome 6, drPyrComm1.1, whole genome shotgun sequence DNA region includes the following protein-coding sequences:
- the LOC137736285 gene encoding pentatricopeptide repeat-containing protein At5g27110, with product MVSQGVRESASTFSSVLGVYNDAGFCREGMQVHCRVVSLGFGLNLYVGSSLVDLYFHMGLDNVALKLFDELLDRNLAVWNVLLRGFCVLCQVDELCGVFSRMELDGVDPSALTYCYLIRGCCSGRLLEAGKQLHCRIVRDGWVESKTFVANALVDLYCACGSLIDATEAFEAIPKKVYTENGLPLDALELFAEMQFWEKRPSIGLLTLFVGFLNLASRTENFELGKQMHSYVVKLGFGHGGNVYVQSALIDMYGKCGDIESSVSIYEIVHEQTLEFCNSLMTSLLHCGVIVDVVEMFVMMVDEGIGLDEVLYPRP